A single Vicinamibacteria bacterium DNA region contains:
- a CDS encoding ABC transporter permease, giving the protein MRSVLKELRFAYRALVRQPVLTLVALATLVLGIGANTAIFSLVKAVVLNPLPYAEPEEIVVLWERKPEGGTDFVSPPNFQDWREGATSFEAIAAFRHVRYGFKAEEPRDLPSLRATPELFAVLGVEAQIGRTFTPDEAVPGHDKVVLLSAGMWRRDFGGKSDVVGRTIELDSVRHTVVGVMGDDFVFPPGNEIQLWTPLAFDPNDAHGRSRRARALSVVGRLRGGVGLAQAREEMSTIASR; this is encoded by the coding sequence ATGAGAAGCGTACTGAAGGAGCTCCGATTTGCCTACCGCGCGCTCGTGCGCCAGCCGGTCTTGACCCTCGTCGCTCTCGCCACGCTGGTTCTGGGGATCGGTGCCAACACTGCCATCTTCAGCCTGGTCAAAGCGGTGGTCTTGAATCCGCTTCCTTACGCTGAGCCCGAGGAGATCGTGGTCCTTTGGGAGCGCAAGCCCGAGGGGGGAACGGATTTCGTGTCGCCGCCTAACTTCCAGGACTGGCGCGAGGGGGCGACTTCTTTCGAGGCGATCGCCGCCTTCAGGCACGTTCGATACGGATTCAAGGCCGAGGAGCCGCGCGACCTTCCGTCGCTCCGCGCGACGCCGGAGCTGTTCGCGGTGCTCGGCGTCGAGGCGCAAATCGGCCGGACCTTCACTCCCGACGAAGCGGTTCCCGGCCACGACAAGGTCGTGCTCCTCAGCGCGGGGATGTGGCGCCGCGACTTCGGTGGAAAGAGCGACGTCGTGGGACGCACCATCGAGCTCGACTCCGTGCGCCATACCGTCGTGGGAGTGATGGGAGACGACTTCGTTTTCCCTCCGGGCAACGAGATCCAGCTCTGGACGCCGCTCGCCTTCGACCCGAACGACGCCCACGGGCGTTCGCGCCGGGCGCGGGCGCTCAGCGTCGTGGGTCGTTTGCGCGGCGGGGTTGGCCTGGCTCAGGCTCGGGAAGAGATGTCGACGATCGCCAGCCG
- a CDS encoding pyrroloquinoline quinone-dependent dehydrogenase: MRTTDAILTLGLAFFTGGTASAQRGTEPGEWHYYGGDLGSTRYAPLDQINRDNVGALEIAWQFETRNLGPRPDTNWRATPIMVDGVLYTTAGSRRSAIAIDAGTGELLWFYRFDEGERGLTAPRQTSGRGVSYWTDGEEKRVFFITPAYYLVALDAGTGRPFPDFGRDGIVDLKEGLDRPVDLVKDAIGSSTPPIVVGDVVIMGAALPSGGAPPTKEMPPGHVRGYDVRTGKRLWIFHTIPEPGEVGHETWENDSWRTTGNVAVWTSLSADPDLGYVYLPTEAPTGDYYGGHRHGSNLFSDSLVCLDARTGARVWHFQTVYHDIWDYDLPAAPVLADIRVDGREIPAIAQVTKQGFTFVLDRRTGEPVWPIEERPVPQTDVPGEKTWPTQPFPTKPAPFDRQGVSEDDLIDLTPELKEEALKIASFYRLGPLFTPPSLVTETKKGTLTLPGSQGGANWPGAALDPDTGILYVASSTYPTALGLIADPEHSNMDYVRGPRLMLPEGGGPRGLPLIKPPWGRITAIDLNSGEHVWMIPNGEAPDYVREHPALEGVELPRTGRPERAGLLVTKTLLFAGEGGGLFGMYGGGGNKLRAHDKATGEILAEIELPANQTGVPMTYLHEGVQYIVVAVGASDHPAELVALRLPREKAE, translated from the coding sequence ATGCGCACGACGGACGCGATCCTGACCCTGGGTCTCGCTTTTTTCACCGGCGGAACCGCTTCGGCACAGCGCGGCACCGAGCCAGGCGAGTGGCATTACTACGGCGGCGATCTCGGAAGCACGCGCTATGCTCCGCTCGATCAGATCAACCGCGACAACGTCGGCGCGCTCGAGATCGCCTGGCAATTCGAGACGCGAAACCTGGGTCCTCGACCCGACACCAACTGGCGGGCGACTCCCATCATGGTCGACGGAGTGCTCTACACGACGGCGGGATCACGACGCAGCGCCATTGCCATCGACGCCGGCACTGGCGAGCTGCTCTGGTTCTACCGGTTCGACGAGGGCGAGCGGGGGCTGACCGCGCCGAGGCAAACTTCGGGACGGGGAGTCTCCTACTGGACGGACGGAGAGGAGAAGCGCGTCTTCTTCATAACGCCCGCGTACTATCTGGTGGCTCTCGACGCCGGGACGGGCCGTCCCTTCCCCGATTTCGGCCGTGACGGCATCGTCGATCTCAAAGAAGGTCTCGATCGGCCCGTCGATCTCGTCAAGGACGCCATCGGCTCGAGCACACCTCCAATCGTGGTGGGCGACGTGGTCATCATGGGGGCGGCGCTTCCGTCAGGAGGGGCTCCCCCGACCAAGGAGATGCCTCCGGGGCACGTTCGCGGGTACGACGTCAGGACGGGGAAGAGACTCTGGATCTTTCACACGATTCCCGAGCCGGGTGAGGTCGGGCACGAAACCTGGGAGAACGATTCCTGGCGCACCACCGGAAACGTCGCCGTCTGGACGTCGTTGTCCGCCGATCCCGATCTCGGCTACGTCTATCTTCCGACCGAAGCTCCCACGGGCGACTACTACGGCGGCCACCGCCATGGGAGCAACCTGTTCTCCGATAGCCTCGTGTGTCTCGATGCGCGGACCGGCGCACGAGTGTGGCACTTCCAGACGGTGTATCACGACATCTGGGATTACGACTTGCCCGCGGCGCCGGTGCTCGCGGACATCCGCGTCGACGGCCGCGAGATTCCCGCAATCGCGCAAGTCACGAAACAGGGATTCACGTTCGTTCTCGATCGGCGGACGGGCGAGCCGGTCTGGCCGATCGAGGAGCGTCCCGTCCCCCAAACCGACGTGCCCGGCGAAAAAACCTGGCCCACGCAGCCCTTTCCCACCAAGCCCGCGCCTTTCGACCGGCAGGGCGTCAGTGAGGACGACCTCATCGACCTCACGCCAGAGCTCAAAGAGGAAGCTCTGAAGATCGCCTCGTTCTACCGCCTCGGTCCCCTGTTCACGCCGCCTTCGCTGGTCACCGAGACGAAGAAGGGCACTCTGACGCTTCCGGGATCCCAGGGCGGCGCGAACTGGCCCGGGGCGGCGCTCGATCCCGACACCGGCATCCTCTACGTCGCCTCCTCCACATATCCGACCGCTCTCGGCCTCATCGCCGATCCGGAGCATTCCAACATGGACTACGTCCGAGGCCCGAGACTCATGCTTCCCGAGGGCGGCGGCCCGAGAGGCCTCCCGCTCATCAAGCCCCCCTGGGGGCGGATTACGGCAATCGATTTGAACAGCGGAGAGCACGTCTGGATGATTCCCAACGGAGAGGCGCCCGATTACGTGCGAGAGCATCCCGCGCTCGAGGGAGTCGAGCTTCCCCGGACGGGACGCCCCGAGAGGGCCGGGCTTCTGGTTACGAAGACTTTGCTGTTCGCGGGTGAAGGCGGCGGACTCTTCGGCATGTACGGCGGCGGCGGCAACAAGCTCAGGGCCCACGACAAGGCGACGGGAGAAATCCTGGCCGAGATCGAGCTACCGGCCAACCAGACGGGAGTTCCCATGACCTACCTGCACGAAGGGGTGCAGTACATCGTCGTTGCCGTCGGTGCGTCCGATCACCCGGCAGAGCTGGTCGCCCTGCGCCTCCCCCGGGAGAAGGCCGAATGA
- a CDS encoding radical SAM protein has translation MTTLIERVLRRPAAASTELLLPQTESADANLRLANEGDGRYDIVERGGRAAVTPEGWSQYLYFRLADGLRRGLTNGAVIEVDYFGREFATFRLQYASTDPGAPYGGLYKEAIQRWDGNRSAEPVWRRALFLIEDFDPDRFQNVGASFRMEIRQDFYVSRVAVHRELPVDALGSFPEIAPLPSIRKSPERVYPIWWLFVEITNLCNFHCTFCPDEIMERHRGMMPFEDAVKVFDQVARERHRLGPLYPVKLHQMGEPTIHPRLVDIVRYAEREKGIAIELNTNCSLLTPELVDGLYDAGLTNLILSYQTPDAESFLTRKAKSKKLTFDIYLEKVRMAVERKIAKAAPTRIEIDVMNTLGSSRIQIVGSNAKADRVMLEWIAFARSLERKYGLAPKKHDLNYVDGGFRFLEHDADTGRYEILPGVDILWKELHTWGNVIQGRTTSSKVDGYCPAPNEQFVILWDGTVTVCCTDYEGTLAMGNIHEQSIEEIWTGPKWRRMRQAMWQDVLESKTCRVCKGVEEPDLVQIQV, from the coding sequence ATGACGACACTCATCGAGCGGGTGTTGCGCCGGCCGGCGGCGGCTTCGACCGAGCTGCTATTGCCCCAAACCGAGAGCGCCGACGCCAACCTGCGGCTCGCCAACGAGGGCGACGGTCGTTACGACATCGTCGAGAGGGGCGGAAGGGCGGCGGTGACGCCCGAAGGCTGGTCGCAGTACCTCTATTTCCGGCTTGCCGACGGGCTGCGCCGGGGGCTCACCAACGGGGCGGTGATCGAAGTCGATTACTTCGGCCGAGAGTTCGCAACGTTTCGCCTGCAATACGCTTCGACCGATCCGGGCGCACCCTACGGAGGGCTCTACAAGGAAGCCATCCAGCGGTGGGACGGCAATCGTTCGGCCGAGCCCGTGTGGCGGCGGGCGCTCTTCCTGATCGAGGACTTCGACCCCGACCGGTTCCAGAACGTGGGAGCGAGTTTTCGTATGGAGATTCGCCAGGATTTCTACGTTTCCCGGGTCGCCGTTCATCGAGAGCTTCCCGTCGATGCCCTCGGGAGCTTTCCCGAGATCGCCCCTCTGCCGTCCATCCGCAAGTCTCCCGAGCGCGTCTACCCGATCTGGTGGTTGTTCGTCGAGATCACGAACCTGTGCAACTTCCATTGCACCTTCTGTCCCGACGAGATCATGGAGCGCCACCGGGGCATGATGCCTTTCGAGGACGCGGTCAAGGTCTTCGATCAGGTGGCTCGCGAAAGGCATCGCCTCGGACCGCTCTATCCGGTAAAGCTGCACCAGATGGGAGAGCCCACCATTCATCCCCGTCTCGTGGACATCGTTCGCTACGCCGAACGGGAGAAGGGAATCGCGATCGAGCTCAACACCAACTGCAGCTTGCTGACTCCCGAGCTGGTCGATGGCCTCTACGACGCGGGGCTCACGAACCTCATTCTCAGCTATCAGACTCCCGACGCCGAGTCGTTTCTCACCCGGAAGGCGAAGAGCAAGAAGCTCACCTTCGACATCTACCTGGAGAAGGTCAGGATGGCGGTCGAGCGCAAGATCGCGAAGGCCGCGCCGACCCGAATCGAGATCGACGTGATGAACACCCTCGGCTCGTCCCGCATCCAGATCGTGGGCTCGAACGCCAAGGCCGACCGCGTCATGCTCGAATGGATCGCCTTCGCCCGGTCGCTCGAGCGAAAGTACGGGCTCGCTCCCAAGAAGCACGACCTGAACTACGTCGACGGGGGATTTCGTTTTCTGGAGCACGATGCCGATACCGGCCGCTACGAGATCCTTCCGGGAGTCGATATCTTGTGGAAAGAGCTCCACACCTGGGGCAACGTGATTCAAGGCCGAACGACCTCGTCCAAAGTGGATGGCTACTGTCCCGCGCCCAACGAGCAGTTCGTCATTCTCTGGGATGGTACGGTCACCGTCTGCTGCACCGATTACGAGGGCACCCTCGCAATGGGCAACATCCATGAGCAGTCGATCGAGGAGATCTGGACCGGCCCCAAGTGGCGCCGGATGCGGCAGGCCATGTGGCAAGACGTTCTCGAGTCGAAGACCTGCCGCGTCTGCAAAGGCGTCGAGGAGCCCGACCTCGTCCAGATCCAGGTCTAG
- the guaB gene encoding IMP dehydrogenase, whose amino-acid sequence MLRGRGVSEPFREALTFEDVLLVPGKSDVLPSEVDTATAFSRNIHLRIPIVSASMDTVTEAPLAIAIAQLGGLGIIHRNMAPELQAEEVDKVKRSESGMIVDPITISPERPIADALALMEKFRISGVPVTVQGRLVGILTNRDLRFETRLSLPISEVMTKDNLITVPVGTTLDEARELLHRHRVEKLLVVDDQYNLKGLITVKDIQKAMKYPSSSKDDLGRLRCGAAIGVGEAALERARQLVDKKVDVIVVDTAHGHSRGVLETVEKLRGIVSGQDIVAGNVGTAEATEDLVRAGVDAVKVGMGPGSICTTRIVSGAGIPQITAILDCAEVAAKRGVPLIADGGIKFSGDVVKALAAGAQSVMIGSLFAGTTESPGETILYQGRTFKSYRGMGSIGAMSDATKDRYFQQDVEAGKLVPEGIEGRVPYKGSLSGVVEQLVGGVRSGMGYCGAASISELQTKARFVRITAAGHRESHVHDVIITKEAPNYQLE is encoded by the coding sequence ATGCTGCGGGGCCGGGGCGTGAGCGAGCCATTCCGCGAAGCCCTCACCTTCGAAGACGTCCTCCTCGTCCCGGGAAAGTCGGACGTACTTCCGTCGGAGGTCGACACCGCTACGGCTTTCAGTCGCAATATCCATCTCCGGATCCCGATCGTCAGCGCGAGCATGGACACGGTGACGGAAGCTCCTCTGGCCATCGCCATCGCGCAGCTCGGCGGGCTCGGCATCATCCATCGGAACATGGCCCCGGAGCTCCAGGCCGAGGAAGTCGACAAGGTCAAGCGCTCCGAGAGCGGCATGATCGTCGATCCGATCACCATTTCGCCCGAGCGTCCCATCGCCGACGCGCTGGCACTGATGGAGAAGTTCCGGATATCCGGCGTTCCCGTCACCGTGCAGGGGCGACTCGTCGGAATTCTGACGAATCGCGATCTCCGCTTCGAGACTCGGTTGTCGCTGCCGATTTCCGAGGTCATGACCAAGGACAACCTCATCACCGTCCCCGTGGGAACGACCCTCGACGAGGCGAGGGAGCTCCTGCATCGACATCGTGTCGAAAAGCTCCTCGTCGTGGATGATCAGTACAACCTCAAGGGCCTCATCACCGTCAAGGACATCCAGAAGGCGATGAAGTACCCGAGCTCGTCCAAGGACGACTTGGGCCGGCTCCGTTGCGGCGCGGCCATTGGGGTCGGCGAAGCGGCCCTCGAGCGTGCCCGGCAGCTCGTCGACAAGAAAGTCGATGTGATCGTGGTGGATACGGCTCATGGCCATAGCCGCGGGGTGCTCGAGACCGTCGAGAAGCTGCGCGGGATCGTTTCGGGTCAGGACATCGTCGCCGGTAACGTCGGCACCGCCGAGGCCACGGAAGATCTCGTTCGCGCCGGAGTCGATGCCGTCAAGGTGGGGATGGGGCCGGGCTCGATTTGTACCACGCGAATCGTCTCCGGTGCGGGGATTCCCCAGATCACCGCGATCCTCGATTGCGCCGAAGTGGCGGCGAAGCGCGGCGTTCCCCTCATCGCCGACGGGGGAATCAAGTTCAGCGGTGACGTCGTCAAGGCCCTGGCCGCCGGCGCACAATCGGTCATGATTGGAAGCCTGTTTGCGGGAACGACCGAGAGTCCGGGGGAGACGATCCTCTATCAAGGAAGGACGTTCAAGAGCTATCGCGGCATGGGATCGATCGGCGCCATGAGCGATGCCACCAAGGATCGATACTTCCAGCAGGACGTCGAAGCCGGGAAGCTCGTGCCCGAGGGAATCGAGGGGCGCGTGCCCTACAAGGGCAGTCTCTCGGGTGTCGTCGAGCAGCTCGTTGGCGGCGTGCGCTCGGGAATGGGCTATTGCGGTGCGGCAAGCATATCGGAGCTCCAGACGAAGGCGCGGTTCGTGCGCATCACCGCGGCAGGGCACCGCGAGAGCCACGTGCACGACGTGATCATCACGAAGGAGGCGCCGAACTATCAGCTCGAATGA